In one Brassica oleracea var. oleracea cultivar TO1000 chromosome C9, BOL, whole genome shotgun sequence genomic region, the following are encoded:
- the LOC106313912 gene encoding probable prefoldin subunit 1 isoform X2, giving the protein MADEATRTAFLEIQASMIDLTGKLKQVQTQMRNKEGDRKRAYLTLEELRPLPPHTNTYKSIGRTFLLEPKTVLEGEQEQKLKDSEATIASLQTSRENFFCIFNPTNLEQICVLVLLFIRVSVFESIR; this is encoded by the exons ATGGCGGACGAAGCAACCAGAACT GCATTTCTAGAGATTCAAGCAAGCATGATTGATCTCACCGGCAAGCTCAAGCAG GTGCAGACTCAGATGCGCAACAAAGAGGGAGATAGAAAACGTGCTTACTTAACCTTGGAGGAGCTACGCCCTTTGCCTCCACATACCAACACCTACAAGTCTATAG GAAGAAC GTTTCTTCTAGAGCCCAAGACTGTACTAGAGGGTGAGCAAGAGCAGAAACTCAAGGATAGTGAGGCTACAATTGCTTCTCTTCAG ACATCAAGGGAAA ACTTCTTTTGTATTTTTAACCCCACAAACCTTGAACAAATATGTGTGTTGGTTCTTCTTTTTATCAGAGTTTCTGTGTTTGAATCGATAAGATGA
- the LOC106316510 gene encoding proline-rich receptor-like protein kinase PERK2 isoform X2 gives MEPQETEPPPRKQLRQPPSVPFVWEERPGFPKKNWQPSLATFVPSPPPLPPPIPVPVKLVTSVPFRWEETPGKPVPYSTNDPPKLPQPPSETVTTTHPLPPPVPVPVKLVTSVPFDWEETPGQPYPCFVDFNPPDPLDQPLPPPPMYGTGEEAETSSDTYDDASSDSFSSVPISGAIAADDNLTSPGYESDDSTSSYMTGASSLVGASFLEKLFPRLLPHEKAEAAGSTEGFQDSTRPLHEEVKLTADSDEMNIGFPVKMPQTLGELIMLSRKRSYMRRAVAIRKHNPSM, from the exons ATGGAACCTCAAGAAACAGAGCCACCACCTCGAAAACAACTTAGACAGCCTCCTTCTGTGCCTTTCGTTTGGGAAGAACGGCCTGGTTTTCCAAAGAAGAACTGGCAACCTTCACTTGCCACCTTCGTGCCTTCTCCTCCTCCTCTTCCTCCACCTATACCAGTCCCGGTTAAGCTGGTCACATCGGTTCCTTTCCGTTGGGAAGAGACCCCTGGTAAACCGGTCCCTTATTCCACAAACGACCCACCTAAGCTTCCACAGCCACCTTCAGAAACCGTCACCACTACTCATCCGTTACCACCTCCGGTTCCAGTTCCGGTTAAGCTGGTTACATCGGTTCCATTCGACTGGGAAGAAACTCCTGGACAACCGTACCCTTGCTTCGTTGATTTCAACCCACCTGACCCGTTGGATCAACCGCTGCCACCTCCACCCATGTACGGTACTGGTGAGGAGGCTGAAACCAGCAGCGATACTTATGATGACGCAAGCAGCGACTCCTTCAGCTCTGTACCCATATCAGGTGCTATTGCTGCGGATGACAACCTGACATCTCCAGGTTATGAATCTGATGACAGTACGAGCAGTTACATGACAGGAGCTTCCAGCCTCGTGGGAGCTTCCTTCTTGGAAAAGCTTTTTCCACGTCTTCTCCCACATGAAAAGGCTGAAGCTGCTGGTTCTACTGAGGGTTTTCAGGACTCTACTCGTCCATTGCACGAAGAGGTGAAGCTTACTGCAGATTCAGATGAAATGAACATTGGCTTTCCGGTGAAGATGCCGCAGACACTAGGGGAGCTGATAATGCTGAGTAGAAAGAGAAGCTATATGAGAAGAGCTGTTGCAATAAGAAAACACAATCCTTCCATG TGA
- the LOC106316510 gene encoding vegetative cell wall protein gp1-like isoform X1 has translation MEPQETEPPPRKQLRQPPSVPFVWEERPGFPKKNWQPSLATFVPSPPPLPPPIPVPVKLVTSVPFRWEETPGKPVPYSTNDPPKLPQPPSETVTTTHPLPPPVPVPVKLVTSVPFDWEETPGQPYPCFVDFNPPDPLDQPLPPPPMYGTGEEAETSSDTYDDASSDSFSSVPISGAIAADDNLTSPGYESDDSTSSYMTGASSLVGASFLEKLFPRLLPHEKAEAAGSTEGFQDSTRPLHEEVKLTADSDEMNIGFPVKMPQTLGELIMLSRKRSYMRRAVAIRKHNPSMGFTVNGAERFCIKMKEGHEWEKYQPRLKLV, from the exons ATGGAACCTCAAGAAACAGAGCCACCACCTCGAAAACAACTTAGACAGCCTCCTTCTGTGCCTTTCGTTTGGGAAGAACGGCCTGGTTTTCCAAAGAAGAACTGGCAACCTTCACTTGCCACCTTCGTGCCTTCTCCTCCTCCTCTTCCTCCACCTATACCAGTCCCGGTTAAGCTGGTCACATCGGTTCCTTTCCGTTGGGAAGAGACCCCTGGTAAACCGGTCCCTTATTCCACAAACGACCCACCTAAGCTTCCACAGCCACCTTCAGAAACCGTCACCACTACTCATCCGTTACCACCTCCGGTTCCAGTTCCGGTTAAGCTGGTTACATCGGTTCCATTCGACTGGGAAGAAACTCCTGGACAACCGTACCCTTGCTTCGTTGATTTCAACCCACCTGACCCGTTGGATCAACCGCTGCCACCTCCACCCATGTACGGTACTGGTGAGGAGGCTGAAACCAGCAGCGATACTTATGATGACGCAAGCAGCGACTCCTTCAGCTCTGTACCCATATCAGGTGCTATTGCTGCGGATGACAACCTGACATCTCCAGGTTATGAATCTGATGACAGTACGAGCAGTTACATGACAGGAGCTTCCAGCCTCGTGGGAGCTTCCTTCTTGGAAAAGCTTTTTCCACGTCTTCTCCCACATGAAAAGGCTGAAGCTGCTGGTTCTACTGAGGGTTTTCAGGACTCTACTCGTCCATTGCACGAAGAGGTGAAGCTTACTGCAGATTCAGATGAAATGAACATTGGCTTTCCGGTGAAGATGCCGCAGACACTAGGGGAGCTGATAATGCTGAGTAGAAAGAGAAGCTATATGAGAAGAGCTGTTGCAATAAGAAAACACAATCCTTCCATG GGATTTACAGTGAATGGAGCTGAGAGGTTCTGCATCAAAATGAAAGAAGGACATGAGTGGGAAAAATACCAACCGAGGCTGAAGCTTGTTTAG
- the LOC106313912 gene encoding uncharacterized protein LOC106313912 isoform X3 — MADEATRTAFLEIQASMIDLTGKLKQVQTQMRNKEGDRKRAYLTLEELRPLPPHTNTYKFLLEPKTVLEGEQEQKLKDSEATIASLQTSRENLEKKIAEVENNLRELLQQEPGITRQIMSMSM; from the exons ATGGCGGACGAAGCAACCAGAACT GCATTTCTAGAGATTCAAGCAAGCATGATTGATCTCACCGGCAAGCTCAAGCAG GTGCAGACTCAGATGCGCAACAAAGAGGGAGATAGAAAACGTGCTTACTTAACCTTGGAGGAGCTACGCCCTTTGCCTCCACATACCAACACCTACAA GTTTCTTCTAGAGCCCAAGACTGTACTAGAGGGTGAGCAAGAGCAGAAACTCAAGGATAGTGAGGCTACAATTGCTTCTCTTCAG ACATCAAGGGAAAACTTGGAGAAGAAGATCGCAGAGGTGGAGAACAACTTGAGGGAGTTGTTGCAGCAAGAACCGGGCATTACTCGTCAGATTATGTCCATGTCTATGTAA
- the LOC106313912 gene encoding probable prefoldin subunit 1 isoform X1 — MADEATRTAFLEIQASMIDLTGKLKQVQTQMRNKEGDRKRAYLTLEELRPLPPHTNTYKSIGRTFLLEPKTVLEGEQEQKLKDSEATIASLQTSRENLEKKIAEVENNLRELLQQEPGITRQIMSMSM, encoded by the exons ATGGCGGACGAAGCAACCAGAACT GCATTTCTAGAGATTCAAGCAAGCATGATTGATCTCACCGGCAAGCTCAAGCAG GTGCAGACTCAGATGCGCAACAAAGAGGGAGATAGAAAACGTGCTTACTTAACCTTGGAGGAGCTACGCCCTTTGCCTCCACATACCAACACCTACAAGTCTATAG GAAGAAC GTTTCTTCTAGAGCCCAAGACTGTACTAGAGGGTGAGCAAGAGCAGAAACTCAAGGATAGTGAGGCTACAATTGCTTCTCTTCAG ACATCAAGGGAAAACTTGGAGAAGAAGATCGCAGAGGTGGAGAACAACTTGAGGGAGTTGTTGCAGCAAGAACCGGGCATTACTCGTCAGATTATGTCCATGTCTATGTAA